The Mesobacillus jeotgali genome window below encodes:
- a CDS encoding PhoH family protein, with amino-acid sequence MSKIYVLDTNVLLQDPHAIFSFQDNEVVIPAVVLEEVDSKKRYMDEIGRNARQVSRLIDGMRETGKLHEKINLEGGGTLRIELNHRSFHQLQEIFIEKTNDNRILAVAKNLSLEEETKEDGRPVILVSKDALVRVKADAIGLIAEDFLSDRVVEINHLYSGYAEVYLEIAEINRFYEKGELNISELKGQNFLYPNQFVIMKDILGSSASAIGMVDTKNKKVKKLVFEHEGKHIWGIKPRNVQQIMAMELLLRQDMPLITMIGRAGTGKTLLALASGLLQTEDLGIFKKLLVARPIVPVGKDLGFLPGEKEEKLRPWMQPIYDNLEFLFNTKKPGELDAILAGMGSIEVEALTYIRGRSIPDQFIIIDEAQNLTKHEVKTILTRVGERSKIVLMGDPDQIDHPYLDAYNNGLTYVVEKFKDQQIAGHVRLVKGERSPLAQLAADLLN; translated from the coding sequence TTGAGTAAAATATACGTACTGGATACAAACGTCTTACTACAGGATCCGCACGCGATTTTTTCCTTTCAAGACAATGAAGTTGTCATACCTGCTGTAGTTCTGGAGGAAGTGGATTCAAAGAAAAGATATATGGATGAGATTGGGCGCAATGCACGCCAAGTTTCAAGGCTCATAGATGGCATGAGGGAGACGGGCAAGCTGCATGAGAAAATCAATCTTGAGGGCGGTGGAACGCTAAGAATAGAACTGAACCATCGATCCTTCCATCAACTGCAGGAAATCTTTATAGAAAAAACAAATGACAATCGAATACTGGCCGTAGCTAAAAATCTGAGTCTGGAAGAAGAAACGAAGGAAGATGGGCGTCCGGTGATCCTTGTCAGTAAGGACGCGCTTGTCCGCGTCAAAGCAGATGCCATCGGGCTGATAGCGGAAGATTTTTTAAGTGACAGGGTAGTGGAAATTAACCATCTGTATTCGGGCTATGCCGAAGTGTATTTAGAAATAGCAGAAATCAATCGCTTTTATGAAAAAGGAGAATTGAATATCTCTGAATTAAAGGGGCAAAACTTCCTTTACCCCAATCAGTTTGTCATCATGAAGGATATACTCGGCAGTTCTGCATCGGCAATAGGTATGGTCGATACCAAAAATAAAAAAGTGAAAAAACTTGTTTTTGAACACGAGGGCAAGCACATCTGGGGAATCAAGCCAAGAAATGTTCAGCAAATCATGGCAATGGAACTGCTTTTACGGCAAGATATGCCTCTAATCACTATGATAGGGCGTGCTGGAACAGGGAAAACCTTGCTCGCTCTGGCATCAGGACTGTTGCAAACCGAGGATTTGGGCATTTTCAAAAAGCTGCTTGTAGCTAGGCCGATTGTGCCAGTCGGGAAGGATCTGGGCTTCTTGCCTGGTGAAAAAGAGGAAAAGCTAAGACCCTGGATGCAGCCTATTTATGATAATCTTGAATTTCTTTTTAACACAAAAAAACCTGGCGAACTTGATGCCATTCTCGCTGGAATGGGTTCAATCGAGGTGGAAGCATTAACGTATATAAGGGGACGGAGCATACCGGATCAATTCATTATTATTGACGAAGCACAGAACCTGACAAAGCATGAGGTAAAGACGATCCTAACAAGGGTTGGAGAACGAAGTAAAATCGTCTTGATGGGGGACCCTGACCAGATTGACCATCCATACCTGGACGCCTACAATAATGGCCTAACGTACGTGGTGGAAAAATTCAAGGACCAGCAGATTGCGGGTCATGTGCGGCTCGTTAAAGGAGAACGATCGCCTCTTGCCCAGCTAGCAGCCGATCTGTTGAATTAA
- a CDS encoding YlaI family protein — protein sequence MRVKCVLCDKIENINSDTLQAKRLRNRPIHTYMCEPCNERIADKTNNRIATGNFKLYRSRVKKDDW from the coding sequence ATGAGAGTCAAATGTGTACTGTGTGACAAAATCGAAAATATTAACAGCGATACCCTTCAGGCAAAGCGGCTAAGGAACCGGCCGATCCATACATATATGTGTGAACCATGCAACGAACGAATTGCGGATAAAACAAACAACCGAATCGCCACAGGGAACTTTAAGCTATACCGCTCACGTGTCAAAAAGGATGATTGGTGA
- the typA gene encoding translational GTPase TypA, translated as MKLREDIRNIAIIAHVDHGKTTLVDQLLKQSGTFRINEHVEERAMDSNDLERERGITILAKNTAISYKDTRINILDTPGHADFGGEVERIMKMVDGVLLVVDAYEGCMPQTRFVLKKALEQHLTPIVVVNKIDRDFARPTEVVDEVLDLFIELGADEDQLEFPVIYASGINGTASLDPEKQDENMQALYESIIDHIPAPVDNREEPLQFQVALLDYNDYVGRIGIGRVFRGTMKVGQQVALMKLDGTVKQFRVTKIFGFFGLKRQEIQEAYAGDLIAVSGMEDINVGETVCPFDNQDPLPVLRIDEPTLQMTFLVNNSPFAGREGKYLTARKIEERLRAQLQTDVSLRVDNTDSPDAWIVSGRGELHLSILIENMRREGYELQVSKPEVIVREIDGVRCEPVERVQIDVPEEHTGSIMESIGARKGEMLDMINNGSGQVRLIFNVPARGLIGYTTEFLTLTRGYGIINHTFDSYQPMLQGQVGGRRQGVLVSMESGKASTYGIMQVEDRGTIFVEPGTEIYEGMIVGEHTRENDITVNITKVKAATNIRSANKDQTSVIKKPRIMTLEESLEYLNDDEYCEVTPESIRLRKKILDKNERERMAKKKKYAEA; from the coding sequence TTGAAATTAAGAGAAGATATTAGAAATATTGCGATCATTGCCCACGTTGACCATGGTAAAACGACATTGGTCGACCAGCTACTGAAGCAATCAGGTACATTCCGTATCAATGAGCATGTGGAAGAGCGCGCAATGGATTCAAACGATTTGGAAAGAGAACGAGGAATTACCATCCTCGCGAAAAATACAGCTATTTCTTATAAAGATACACGCATTAACATTCTTGATACTCCTGGACACGCTGACTTTGGCGGCGAAGTTGAGCGTATCATGAAAATGGTTGACGGCGTCCTGCTTGTAGTCGATGCTTACGAAGGCTGCATGCCACAAACACGCTTTGTTTTGAAGAAGGCTCTTGAACAGCATTTGACACCAATCGTGGTTGTGAACAAGATTGACCGTGATTTTGCTCGTCCTACTGAAGTCGTAGATGAAGTCCTTGACTTGTTCATCGAACTTGGTGCAGACGAGGATCAACTTGAGTTCCCGGTTATTTACGCCTCTGGAATTAACGGAACTGCAAGCTTGGACCCTGAAAAACAGGATGAAAACATGCAGGCATTGTACGAGTCCATCATTGACCATATTCCTGCTCCTGTTGATAACCGTGAAGAGCCGCTTCAATTCCAAGTTGCCCTTCTTGACTATAACGACTATGTAGGCAGAATCGGAATCGGCCGTGTATTCCGCGGGACAATGAAGGTTGGCCAGCAGGTAGCGTTAATGAAGCTTGACGGTACGGTAAAACAATTCAGGGTTACAAAGATTTTTGGGTTCTTCGGTTTGAAGCGCCAGGAAATTCAGGAAGCATATGCTGGTGACCTGATTGCAGTATCCGGAATGGAAGACATCAATGTCGGTGAAACAGTATGTCCATTCGACAACCAGGATCCACTGCCAGTTTTACGTATTGATGAACCAACACTTCAAATGACCTTCCTTGTCAATAACAGCCCATTCGCAGGCCGTGAGGGTAAATACCTGACTGCAAGGAAAATTGAAGAGAGACTTCGCGCCCAGCTGCAAACTGACGTCAGTCTTAGAGTAGACAACACGGATTCTCCGGATGCCTGGATCGTTTCAGGACGTGGGGAACTTCACTTGTCTATCTTGATCGAAAACATGCGCCGTGAAGGTTATGAGCTTCAAGTGTCAAAACCTGAAGTTATCGTAAGGGAAATTGACGGAGTGAGATGTGAACCGGTTGAACGGGTCCAAATCGATGTTCCAGAAGAACACACTGGATCCATCATGGAATCAATTGGTGCCCGTAAAGGCGAAATGCTTGATATGATCAACAATGGAAGCGGCCAGGTTCGCTTGATTTTCAACGTACCGGCACGTGGACTCATCGGATACACAACAGAGTTTTTAACACTGACTCGCGGATATGGTATCATTAACCATACATTCGACAGCTATCAGCCAATGCTTCAGGGCCAGGTAGGCGGACGCCGCCAGGGTGTTCTTGTATCAATGGAATCCGGAAAGGCATCTACTTATGGTATCATGCAGGTAGAGGACCGTGGAACGATCTTCGTTGAGCCAGGTACTGAAATTTATGAAGGCATGATTGTCGGTGAGCACACTCGTGAGAATGACATCACAGTCAATATCACGAAGGTCAAGGCAGCAACGAATATTCGTTCTGCCAATAAGGACCAGACTTCGGTCATCAAAAAGCCAAGAATCATGACTCTAGAGGAATCTTTGGAATACTTGAACGATGATGAGTATTGTGAAGTTACTCCAGAATCAATCAGACTCCGTAAAAAGATTCTTGATAAGAATGAACGTGAAAGAATGGCGAAAAAGAAAAAATACGCTGAAGCTTAA
- a CDS encoding pyridoxamine 5'-phosphate oxidase family protein, with protein sequence MANQVEPKLIKPLFDELQKERFVTLATVDHETGGPNVSAISWVLAKDEDTVYFAVDNRSRIIENIKSNDKAVINLIANESTYSISGTASVKQEKLEGVPLKLALVEIKISEVRDVMFYGSKIVAEPQYDKTYDKDAAARLDNQVMDAMRKA encoded by the coding sequence ATGGCAAATCAAGTAGAACCTAAACTAATCAAACCATTGTTTGATGAATTGCAAAAAGAGCGTTTCGTCACCTTGGCGACAGTGGACCACGAAACCGGCGGCCCGAATGTCAGTGCGATTTCCTGGGTGTTGGCAAAAGATGAGGATACTGTTTACTTTGCGGTGGATAACCGCTCTCGAATCATTGAGAATATCAAGAGCAATGACAAAGCAGTAATCAACCTGATTGCAAATGAATCTACATATTCAATCAGCGGAACAGCGAGCGTCAAGCAGGAAAAACTTGAAGGTGTTCCTTTGAAGCTGGCGCTAGTTGAAATCAAGATCAGCGAAGTTAGGGACGTTATGTTCTATGGCTCAAAAATCGTCGCTGAACCACAATACGACAAAACATATGATAAAGATGCAGCTGCACGCCTTGATAATCAGGTGATGGATGCAATGAGAAAAGCTTAG
- a CDS encoding YhcN/YlaJ family sporulation lipoprotein, with the protein MKRLVAAISFVLLLTACNGQNNANEAEDDHKVKVQNSAIEEVDRQSGQKISRHLVDLTTHIPNVDDAAAVVVGRYAIVGIDVNDNMERSEVDTVKYTVAEALKKDPHGARAVVVADPDITARLREISEDIQNGQPIQGIMNELSDITGRMMPEVPADMIEPQTNSPTEDPKKNLNDGEQNELEKKQEKQSNYHK; encoded by the coding sequence ATGAAAAGATTGGTTGCTGCAATTTCGTTTGTGCTGCTATTGACTGCCTGCAATGGACAGAACAACGCAAACGAGGCTGAAGATGATCACAAGGTCAAGGTCCAGAATAGTGCGATTGAAGAAGTTGACCGCCAATCTGGCCAGAAAATCTCCCGCCATCTTGTAGATTTGACTACCCACATACCTAATGTGGACGACGCCGCGGCTGTGGTAGTTGGACGCTATGCAATAGTTGGGATCGATGTAAATGATAATATGGAAAGGTCTGAGGTAGACACGGTTAAATATACAGTGGCGGAAGCATTAAAGAAGGATCCACACGGTGCCAGGGCAGTCGTAGTTGCGGACCCTGATATCACAGCAAGACTGAGGGAGATATCAGAGGATATACAGAACGGACAGCCGATACAGGGAATCATGAACGAGCTTTCAGACATAACCGGAAGAATGATGCCAGAGGTTCCTGCAGACATGATTGAACCTCAGACTAATAGCCCGACAGAAGATCCAAAGAAAAACCTCAACGATGGTGAACAAAATGAGTTGGAGAAGAAGCAGGAAAAACAATCCAACTACCATAAATGA
- a CDS encoding YlaH-like family protein, with amino-acid sequence MDVSQRLSFFAALFRVDENPTVGMWMLYLTIAALSILVYKLGFAQKLPLIKSIIIYAFLLLGSTVLTFLAIFLPIAEGLVVAALILIIYKLRLRQHKKAEANVK; translated from the coding sequence ATGGATGTAAGCCAGAGATTATCATTTTTTGCAGCATTATTCAGGGTAGATGAAAATCCGACGGTTGGTATGTGGATGCTTTACCTGACAATTGCCGCTCTCAGCATCCTGGTATATAAACTAGGATTTGCACAGAAGCTGCCATTGATCAAGAGCATCATCATCTACGCATTTCTATTGCTTGGCTCTACAGTCCTTACCTTCCTTGCTATTTTTCTTCCCATCGCGGAAGGACTTGTGGTCGCCGCGCTTATCCTGATCATTTACAAGCTCAGGCTGCGCCAGCATAAAAAAGCAGAAGCGAATGTCAAATAG